A window of Canis lupus familiaris isolate Mischka breed German Shepherd chromosome 12, alternate assembly UU_Cfam_GSD_1.0, whole genome shotgun sequence genomic DNA:
GGGTGGGTGACGGTGAGGAGCGTGGGGAGCAGTCCGGGGGATTCAGGTTTTCCAGATGGCAGGACTCAGGGGGGGGAGTGAGTAGAGTAGGGACGCGCTGAGGCGCGGGGGCAGGCGATACATTTTGGAGGACTTGGAGGTGCTTGGGAAGCGTCTGAAGGCAAGTGTGTAGTAGACAGTTGGATGTGAGGGACTGGAGAGAATTCTGAGCCAGTGATACTAGAGTTGTTCAGTTCATTCAGTCTGCGGAGGTGGGCGAGATCGGGTAGGAAGAGTAGAAGAGTGGTTTTTAACCTTTTTACAGACTTTAAGAGATAAAGCTATGGCCCTTTCTCTccagaaaaatgcatatatgcCGCATACATAGAAGGtatatgtgcatttttctttttttttttagggggagggTGGGTTGTTTTACAGATCCTCTGAGGTCCAGGGTTAAGGACCTCAAGTTTAGAGTGAAAGGGCCAAATCTACAAAGCTAAGAGATACCCACATTtaaggcagtgtttctcaaagtatgtCCCGAGTTCCACCTGTATCAGAATTACCTGGGCTGCTTGTTAGAAAATACAGGTTCCTGGGACTCACCTAAAGCTAATAGATGCAGATCTCTTGAAGTGGGACCTGGGAATCTACATTCTGAATTACTGTCCCAAGTGATTCTTAATGTTCCTTAAAATTTGGGACCCATTGTTGTAAagggaaagcagaggaagaggagtctCGTCTCTGGAAGAGGCTGGGAAGGAATTGTCAGAGTTAGGAGGAACCCAGGAAGAGGCCTGTTGAGAAAGCAAATAGATTTTCAAGGAGGTGGAATAGTTGGCAGTGTTAGAACCTGTGATTTAAGGCCAGTAAATTAAGTAAGGTAATACCCCAAATCAGTCCATTGGATTTAGCATGTGGAAGATTAATGGTAACCTGTCAGGacaaaaagagggaagaaaaggaagttgGAGACTAGCTCCACTCTCGGGAGGAAGCAAGTTAGATAGaaccactccttttttttttagattttatttgtttatttatgagaaacacacggcgagagaagcagagacataggcagagggagaagcaggctccatgcagggagcccaatgtgggactccatctcgggactccaggatcacaccttgggccgaaggcaggtgccaaaccgctgagccacccagggatcccccatagaaCCACTCCTTACAGAGTATTTGTTGTTTGTAATTTACTGATGgtagcctaatttttaaaaagctttaaaaattgcacaaaggaaaatataaacacaCGATTTAAAGAATGTTCATAAAGCAGATACCCATAAAGCAACTACCACCTAAGGCAGACTATAGCCACATACATCACTCTCTGATGGAAATGAGTTGTGTCCCTTGGTGATAACTATGGTCCTGACCCGTATGATAATTGTTCCCTTGGTTTTCTTTATACCACCTATGTGTTTACCCGTAAACAACATAGCCCAGTTTTATCCATTTTTGACCTTGATGTAAATAAAGTAATATGTATGGATGTATGTACTGTATTTATACCGTGTTTCATTAGGTGGATACTTTTGAAATTCTCAGTTTCATGTAGTGATAGTGCATTTGCTTTCATATATTCCTATTTTGTGAATATATCCCATTTTGTCAGTTCTAGTGAAAAATTTCCTATGTTTCTAGGAAATTGttagtcatttaaatttttaaattttctaatttagatAAAGTCTGTAGTCTTGTTTTACTGTCTATTGGATGTGTAGTGATGaccctttttcattctttagaTTATCTGTGCTTTTTTCtagtcccaccccaccccccattttcTTGGTCAGTCTCACCAGGGGCTTATCAATTTTAATAGTCTTTCAGTGAATTAATGCTTAGTTTTGTAGCTCtctcatgttttctgttttattgacgCTTTCTCTCTACTGTtgggtttattttactttttttcccattatttcatcctcttcctttctgatatatGCACGTCAAGTTGTCGTTTATCATAAGCACATGCAGATATATATAGTTTTGGCACGTATTTTAATTATGattcagtttaaaatatattgtaacatttttgtgagttttttcttTGACCAAGGGTTGATTAGAAATGTGACTTAATTTTATACAATTTCATATTACCTAGTTGTTACTGATCTCTGACACAAATGATATTGTGGCCAGAGAACATACACACTATGATTTCAGTCATTGGAAGTTTATTGAGACTATGTGGTCAGTTTTGCTAGTCTATGTATATTtgaagagaatatatatttttcaattgttaATGTAAGTTATTTCCTCACCGAGTCTGCTCTGTTCTGTGAATTTATAGTGGGTTAGTATACTTTTGAGATTTTGGActtgctattatttcttcagatacttTCCCTCACCCAAAATCTCGACCACTAATTCCTTGAAGGCAGGGCCTATGTGTTAATCACTACTTTATCTTAGTGTCTGGCGTATTATTGgttttatgaaatatatgttGATTGATAGGGAACTGATGAGATGGGTGGATAGAAAGGTGGGTAAGTAATTTGAAAAGACTACTTAGTAAACCACCTGATTCTTTCCCCACAGTTTTTCCTTTGCTTAGAGAAAAACTCCCCAATATTGACAATAAAATCTCCCTGCCCAGAAGTTCCCAGAGATAGCAGAGTGGCTTACCCTGATGCCCTTCTTTTTATTGCCATCTCTCTGGAAACAGAAGGAGCTTCAAGAGCAGGGGGAGATCAGAATCGTCCAGCTAGGCTTTGACTTGGACGCCCATGGGATCATCTTCACTGAGGACTACAGGACCAGAGTGCgtgtaactgtgtgtgtgtgggggggcggggcaggctgGGAAGTTGAAgagtggaaggaaaaagaaacatactcTCTTACTCTGTGTCACAGAGAGGACATGGGGCTCTGCTGAGCAGTAATATGAACGAGAGGGAAATGAGGGAAAGTCTGAGAGGTAGAAGGACATGAGTGAAAGGGAAAACCAGAAGAGAAATGTCCTGAAGGGGTCAgtggagggtgagggtggggccaGACTGCATCTGTCATCTCTGGTTCCAGGTCCTCAGGGCCTGTGATGGCCGACCATATGCTGGGGCAGTGCAGAAGTTTCTGGCTTTGGTACTTCCAGCCTGTGGGGACCTTAGCTTCCAGCAGGACCAAATGACAGAGACCTTCGGCTTCAGGGACCCAGAGATCACGTGAGACTTGGGGGACCAATAGAACTTCCCTGTTTCCTCCCAGTCCCATCAagccttttccttcttccagtgCACCTACCAAAAAGATAGACTCTTCTTTTTAGTAAAATGACCTAAATTTGTACTCTTTCACCAAGAGAGGAGGCCTGTCTTTACCTGAGGCCTTAGAAAGAATACTGGTCTAAAATCCAGGAGCTCTGGATGGCTAATCCAATGACTAGTTGCCCACCAGGTACCATAAGTGCCTGTTGTGAACCCTGCTGAGACTAAGAGAATAGAGAGGGGTATGAGCTTGGGATGGTCCTAAAGCCTTCTCATTAAAAAGCAGAAACTGGGGTGAAGTGAGGATTCCATTTCATGGGGCCTTATCTGGCTCAGGTTCCCTATGTTGTAACCCAAGGTATATGtgaaagcattttatatatttttagtaagaCATGGGAGGATCCATGGTGAGGCCTGGGGAAGGCAAGTGGCAGGAGCACAGAAGAAAGGCCCTTGTTTATCCCCTGGGGTTAGGCCAAGAGTATGTGAGGGCATGTGgtcaaggaggaggaagagaggagaagcagcttTAGTTGAACAGGTAatagtaagaggaaaaaaaagtgggggtgggaggcagtcTAGGAAGAGGAATGGAAGCAAGGGCCTGGGGCGTTAAACAGCAAGGTGAGCAGAGAACCACTCGGGGTGGGCTACTGTTACCTAGTCCCCTTGCATGGTTGTGCAGTTTTGGGGAGACAGTGTCCAAGTGTCAGTAGGCCTCCTCTCCTGGCTTCTCGCCCTCCTTAGGCATCTGGTGAATGCTGGAGTCCTCACTGTCCGAGATGCTGGGAGTTGGTGGCTAGCTGTGCCTGGGGCTGGGagattcatcaaatattttgttaaaggtaTTCTATCTGCAGCTCAAGTCCTCAGCCCTTTAAGGACACCTTTGGGTAGCTCCTTGGGGCCCAAGCCTTATGCCTTTCCCCTCTCCTGTGCCACTTCTCCAGGGCGCCAGGCTGTCCTCAGCATGGTCCGGAAGGCCAAGTACCGAGAGCTACTCCTATCAGAGCTTTTGGGCCGGCGGGCACCTGCCTCGGTGCGACTTGGCCTCACTTACCACGTGCACGACCTCATTGGGGCCCAGCTAGTGGACTGGTGAGTCTCGCCCTCAGCCTCTAGCAGATGATAAGGCAGTGAACCAAGGTTGGACTCCCTCCTGGGACTATCCCAGGCCAAGCTCTGAGTTTTACCCAGACTTTTGGCCTAGGTATCTGGCTCCAGCCTCgtcttttcttttgcttgcaCAGTGTCTCCACCACTTCTGGAACTCTCCTCCGCCTGCCGGAGACGTGAGGATTCTGCTCATCATTGCATATCTCTGCAGAGTGGGTTGAGAGGGGTCCAGGAGTATGTCCAGTGGTGGATGAGATAGGGTCACCTTGGGAAGACGTAGGAGCCCGGATGAGTGTTGGGCTTGCATCTGCATAAAGGGTCAGACGTGATTGCTGCTGTTTACCTGGGCTCTGACCCAGTGGTGGGGTTTGGGCAATGCTTCTCTGCCCTTCTGTGGGACTGGAGCCACAAACCGTGCCAAGGCCATGGCTCTTGCCTTTCACACAGCAAAGTACTGCTGTCGCTCTTGGGATAGGAAGACGGGATTTCCGGGAAGGCTGGTGAGGGAGGGCAGagttctttcttaaatgttaagATCAAGCTGCCAAATAAAGTACAAACCATGTGCAATTTCTTGGATGTCTTTTGTTGGATGTAATATGTATCTGGACACCTGGTTTGGGGGCAGAGTTAAAGCCAACCTTGAGCCTGAGCTTTGCCTCATTGTTCCGAGAGAGAAAAGGACACTGGGGTCCATTCTCCCTGCAGGGTAGTAAGGGTATGCCCTGTGTCCTCAGCCATGGAATTTGTGTTGGGGCCTACACAGAGCGAAGGCCTGGTGTCGTTCAGGTTTTGTGGGGGTTGTAGTTAGAGACAAGTgtctggtattttgttttgttaggaTTTTTACCAAGGAAGCCATGTATCTCCAACCATGTACTGAGCCACACTGGACTCCTACGCCCATGCGTGCGTATGTGTATACCTGTACACCCAGGTACACCCAATATAGCGGCTGCCCAGGGCACTGGGATGAGAGGGTTAACGTGGAAGGACAGGACTCGGAGCCATGATTTCCTCAGATGCCTTCAGAGACCCAGGTGTCGGGGGTtgtccctcctccccctgacCCTGCTAAACACCGGGCTTGGGGCCAGTTGCATTTCTTGCCTGTCACATGGTTTCCCAGCTTAGCGGGGCCAGGGGAGGAGCAAGGTCCAGAGTCAAATCTGCTCAGAGCCCGGGCTTGACCAGAGAGGAGCAGGCAGACAGACTGGTCTGATCCCTCTTGGGTCCTCCAGCCATGAGGCTCCTCTGGGGACTGGCCTGGATGGCCAGTTTCTTTGCCCTATCCCTGCAGAAGCCCAGGTCGGGAAGGAAGGACACCAGTGCTTGAGGAGGACAGGGCTGGTGGCGGGAGAGCAGGCGTAGGGGACCTAACTGAGGACGGGGGGACAGAGGGGCCTGGGGGATGCTGAACACCAAACCTTCCTGCTCTCCCTAGGTTGCTCCTGTTTTCGCCTTCTGTGGTTCACCTGGGGGTCCCCCTGTCAGTGGGGGTGCAGCTCCAGGATGTTCCCCGGGGACAGGTGGTGGCAGGATCAGTGTTTCTGAGAAACCCATCCAACCTGAATGCCCTCTGCTCCACAAAGGCTGACTTTACCCTCAGCTCAGAAAAAGACTTCGTGCTCCTTAGCCTCCAGGTAACTAGCCTCCACTCCCCTCTATGGCTTCTTAGCAACTCTCATCCTGCTCCCCTCTGGTCAGCGTTTTGTGCTCTCGCTAGGCTCCCCCTGCCACACCTTGCATGGCTGCCTTTCCtgtttctgtctccatctctgactTTTTCCTTCTGCCCTGTCTCTGAcctgctccctctccctatcACGAAAGATCTCCCCAGAAGAAGCAGAGAACTGTGGCCTCTACCGCCTCCTCAGTGGCCCCGAGGTCCAGCTGGTGGCCCAGTCAGCATGGCTGAAGAACTTTCTGTCCAGAAAGATAGATGTTCAGGGCGTCaaccttcttttctcctctcgCCGAGGGCACCTCTTTCTGCAGACTGACCAGCCTGTTTATAACCCTGGCCAGCGGGGTGAGTCAagccctgggcctctgcctctggctctcccAGCCTGCCCAGGGCATGTTTGGCACCTGTAAGTAAGAGCCTGAATGTGCTACACAGGAAGGCTGCTTGGCAAATATTTGTTGTCCTCCTCTCACTGGCTGGGAGCAGTGAGGGCTGAGGCCCACCCTTTGCCAATGGATTCCTGCTCACCTCCTGCCCTTCTCTCCCAGTTCGATATCGGATCTTCGCTCTGGATCAAAAGATGCGCCCATCCACTGACACCCTGACGGTCACAGTAGAGGTGAGTTCCTGACTTCTGACCTTGACCAGGAGGGCTGCTGATCTGCCCTCCCACCCGTGACCACTTCTACTCCCACCGCAGAACTCCCATGGCCTCCGTGTGCGGAAGAGGGAAGTGCGCGTTTCCTCCATCTTCCAGGATGACTTCATGATTCCCGATATCTCAGAGTGagtgcatcccccccccccccccccccgccccggcctggCGACCGCCCCGCCATCCCCATCTTCATTGGCTCTCTGCCTCCAGCGCCCTGTCAGAGCTCAAACctcctctcacagttctgggcTCCCCTCCAAGTCAGCCCTCTTCCTGGGAGCCAGGCCTCTGGCCTCCTGCACAAGTGGGCTGAGTCCCTCCCCCATCTGTAGGCCAGGGACATGGAGGATCTCAGCCCGGTTCTCAGATAGCCGAGACTCGAACAGCAGCACCCAGTTTGAGGTGAAGAAATATGGTGAGAGCTGGAGACGCGAGAGACAAGCCTCTCCTTTCCTCAAGGAGAAACGGAGAGAAGGGGAGGtctggggacagggcagggcagggaggtgtGGGTGCCATAGCCCTGAAGGGAGGGAAGTTTTCAGAGGGTCCTTTCACTGGAGTCTGACCTGCCACCCCTTCACCCTGAGTCAGTCCTTCCCAACTTCGAGGTGAAGATTGTTCCTGGAAAGCCCTACATCCTGGCAGTGCCTGGCTTTCTTGATGAGATCCAATTAGACGTCCAGGCCAGGTAACTCTCCCATCTCCTGCGTGGGGCACGCAGGGTTCCCCATCAAGTCTGAAGGAGCTGTGAAGCCCTGGTTCCTCTTGCCCTagtgccacccccacccccaccctgagaCATGGGTGTTATTTCCTAAACTAACCCTCTTCCCACTCTCTCTGCGGCGGCAGGTACATCTATGGGAAGCCGGTGCAAGGGGTAGCATATGTGCGCTTTGGGCTCCTGAATGAGAATGGTGATAAGACTTTCCTTCGGGGGCTGGAGAGTCAGACTAAGGTAGGAAGGAGGGTGTGGGGAGtgtgggagggtggaggggaggggaggagagggaaagggaagggggtctgggggggtgggcaggagggtcctgccctctgtggggaagggcaggagggagacaAATCTCACCCTAGGCCCTGTTTTCTTCTATGCCCCAGCTGGTGGATGGCCAGTGCCACATTTCCCTCTCAAAGGCTGAGGTTCGAGGTGCCCTGGAGAAGCTTAACGTTAATGCTGCTGACCTCCCTGGGCTGCACCTCTATGTTGCAGCTGCCATCATTGAGTCTCCAGGTGAGGGGCTTCCCTTATTGtaacccctgcccccaacccctgaCCTTCGAGCTGACCCTCTGTTCTCCAGCATCGACATGATTCCCTGCTCTTCTTACCCTTGTGTCTTGTGTCTTGTGCCCAAAGCCAGAAAAGACCCAGGAGACTGTCTCTCCCCAACTGTGTTTCTGGGTGGTTTCAGGAGAAGGTACTCCTGCTTccatctcagttttctttttcccttcaccccaccccccacccccaacccccgtcCATCTGGCAGACACGTTACATACCATCTGTGTGCTGGGTCCTGTGTGGGCCTCAGCAAACAGAGATGAATACAGGACGGCCCATGCCCTGAGCAGCTCACTGTCTTGTGAGCAAGAAACGCTTGAGCTGCATTCCCCCTCACTCTCCTGCTCATCCTTCTGGGGCTCTCTGtcctccacctctctctgccccatctctTGCAGGAGGAGAGATGGAGGAAGCAGAGCTCACATCTTGGCGTTTTGTGTCATCTCCCTTCTCCTTGGATCTTAGCAACACCAAGCGACACTTTGTGCCTGGGGCCCCCTTTCTGCTGCAGGTTTCTTCTGGAGGAGAGGATGGGAGGGTGGGGTGTTGTCAAAAGGGCACATGGCCTCACTGAGCAGTCTCTTTTATctggccctcctccctgcccccaggccctggtCCGAGACGTATCTGGTTCCCCAGCCTCTGGTATTCCTGTCAAAGTTTCAGCCACGTTGTCTTCTGCTAGATCTGCTCCTAGAATCCAGGAGCTTGAACAAAACACAGATGGGAGCGGCCAAGTCACCATTCCCATCATTGTCTCTCAGTCCACTTCAGAAGTGCAGCTCTTGGTAGGATATCCGCTTGCGGGACAGGattggagaaggaaagaaaggctgGCTGGCTTCTGGAAAGCCAGGGGCTACCCTGGCTACCCCCCTGTCTTGGGCTTGGGGAAGAAGCTGGGTCCTGGGGTCTTTGCCACTGACCCTAGCCCTGCCCTGTCCCTCTTTCCAGGTGTCTGCAGGCTCCCCTCACCCTGCTGTAGCCAGGCTCACTGTGAGAGCCCCGCCCTCAGGAAGTTCTAGGTTTCTGTCCATTGAGCGGCCAGATCCTCGACCCCCTCGTGTCGAGGACACTCTCAACCTGAACCTGCGAGCTGTGGGTGTCAGCGGGGACAGCTTCTCTCATTACTACTACATGGTGCGCCTTGACCGGTTGTTGAGCAGGGCAGGGTGCAGGGATTGTCTCAGGCGGGAAGCAGCCCTGGGCACGGAGGGAACGGTTTTGGGATTGGGGATGTGCATGCAGTAAAGAGGAAACCATCCTTGCCCCAGATCCTGTCCCGGGGCCGGATTGTGTCTATGAATCGGGAGCCCAGGAGGGACCTGACCTCAGTCTCCGTGTTTGTGGACCATCAGTTGGCACCCTCCTTCTACTTTGTGGCCTTCTACTATCATGGGGACATTCCAGTGGCCAACTCCCTGCGGGTAGACATCCAGGCAGGGGCCTGTGAGGGCAAGGTAACTGGCATCGGGAGGGGCGGTGTGTTAGGGGAtcgagagagaaagaagagagattgCGAGCGGGTACACTGAGGAGGCGTGGGGCTGAAAGAAGCTCTCCCCACTCTGACTgccacctcctgcctctgccagCTGGAGCTGAATGTGGGCAGCAACAAGGACTATCATCCTGGGGAGACCGTAAAGCTCCACCTGCAAACAGATTCTCCAGCCCTGGTGGCACTAGGAGCCATGGACATGGCTCTGTATGCTGTGGGTGGGAAGTCCCACAAACCCCTCAACATGGACAAGGTTTGTCAAGACCTCAGTTTTCCCCGGCCCATCTCCCCTTTTTCGCTCATTGTCCTGCTGTCCTGAGCCCTGGACCCAACCCCGAGATCTCACGCAGGCTCCCCCGAGGCCTCCCTCATATCTAGACTCCTGTGGTCTATATTTCCCCATTCTCCGTATGTCTTTCAGGATTGCCCAAACCCTGCCTTCTCACCTGGAGCTGAGTGGCCGATCTGGCCCCTCAACTTGTCTGCAACATGCCGGCCTTTTCTTGCCAGGTCTTCCAAGTTATGAACAGCTATGACCTTGGCTGTGGTCCTGGAGGTGGAGACAATGCTCTTCAGGTGTTTGAGGCAGCTGGTCTGGCCTTTTCTGATGGAGACCTGTTGACCTCGGCCAGAAAGAGTGAgaacagaggaggaaggggggttGGGTGACGGGAAGatcaggaaggaggagggatCTGGGGGCATAAGATGGGAGGAGGGTCAGTGCATAGGAAGGGAGCAAGGAAGGGAAGTGGGAGGCTATGGACCCTCTGCTTGACTGCGTCCTGCTTTCCACCAGGTCTGAGCTGTCCCAAAGAAGGAAAGCTCTCCCGGAATAAGAGAAACGTGAACTTCCAAAAGGCGATTCATGAGAAGTGTGAGTTGTGGGTGCCTGTGTAGCTCTCCACTAGGCCCAAGGGTTGGGGTGACGGGTCTGCCTCTTGGCAGCTCCACTCCTGGGTGGGCCTTGTAAATGGTATTTGGGGCCAGAAACCCAAGCTCTGGGGTTGGGGATGGATGGAGGCTCTCTCCACTGGCCTCACCCAAGTTTCTGGTCTCTCAGGATGAGCCGTCGTGTATCTAGACGTCAGGGTAGGAAATGAGATGTGTCTCCATTTGGTTCCCCTGTGCTTACCCTCGCCTCGCCCTGCAGTGGGCCAGTATGCTTCCCCAGTAGCCAGGCGCTGCTGCCAGGATGGGCTGACGAGGCTGCCCATGGTACGCTCCTGCGAGCAGCGGGTGGCTCGAGTGCGGCACCCAGCCTGCCAGGGGCCCTTCCTGTCCTGCTGCCAGTTTGCTGAGGATCTGCGCAAGAAGTCCCGCTCCAGAGGCCAGGTGGGCCTTGCCCGAGGTGAGGCCCTGGGTGGTGCTGGGGGGCAGTCAGGCAGCCCTCTGGAAGGGCAGAATGGCCCCCCTCCTCATTGCCCTCCACTATGGTCTCCTAGCTCTGGAGGTCCTGCAGGAGGAGGACCTGATCGATGAAGATGACATTCCCGTGCGCAGCTTCTTCCCAGAGAACTGGCTCTGGACACTGGAAAAAGTGGACCGCATCCGCCAGTGAGGGGGTGTGGTGGGCTTGGCCTTATCTCTGGGCTCTTGTCTGGGGCTAGCCCAGGGTGTGACAGGGCTTCTTGCCTTTCCCTCCGCAGATTGTCACCGATGCTCCCTGACTCTCTGACCACGTGGGAGATCCATGGTGTGAGCTTGTCTGAAAGCACAGGTGACATGGCCCTGCCTAGACCTCGGTGCTCCCCCGTCTCTCTCCCCTGGACCCAAGCTCCCCATGTAGCCCTCTGCTCTTAGCATGGGGCTGGGGGCAAACTCCTGGGGACGTCTGTGTCGGTGTGTGCTGGGGCCCAGAGACTAGGAAGTGGCAGTGGGGGACGGGGAGTAGGGCAGAACTGGGTCACCTCTGGGACCCTGTGGCCTCTGGTCTCTGCGCCCCCTGCCTCACCGCCCCCCATCTGCCAGGCCTGTGTGTGGCTACACCAGTCCAGATCCAAGTGTTCCGTGAGTTTCACTTGCACCTCCGCCTGCCCGTCTCCATCCGCCGCTTTGAGCAGCTTGAGCTGCGGCCTGTCCTCTACAACTACCTGAAAGACAATCTGACCGTGAGGCCCTGGAGAAGCCTGAGCTTCCAGGGAGTGGGTGGGAGCTAGCGTGGGTGAAGTGTGGGGAGCCCAGCTGGGTGGGGGCTCTGGCCATCCCCGTCTTCCTGCACCCAGGTGAGCGTCCACGTGTCCCCAGTGGAGGGGCTGTGCCTGGCTGGAGGCGGAGGGCTGGCCCAGAGTGTCCTGGTGCCCGCAGGCTCTGCCCGGCCTGTCAGCTTCTCTGTGGTGCCCACGGCGGCGACAGCTGTATCCCTGAAGGTGGTGGctcgagggtcctgggatttccCCGTGGGGGATGCAGTGTCTAAGGTTCTACAAATTCAGGTGAATGGAGCAGTCCTGAGTCCAGGTCCCTAAGCTCCCAGATATACATTTTCTCCTCGCCCCTCAAACCCTCTATACCCTCTCTGCCGGCCAGGCCAGAGGCCCCTGAATACCTTGGTCTGATTGTCTTCTACAATTCTAATCCCACTCTGTCCCTGAGATTCAGACTCCCAAGTCCCAGGGGGTgtgcagtgggaggggcaggtcaTAGTGCTGTGTGACCTCTCATAGCTGCATTTCCCCTGAGACAGAAAGAAGGGGCCATCCACACGGAGGAGATTGTCTATGAACTCAATCCCCTGGGTGAGTGGCCCCCTGCCTCTGGCCACCAGTGTCCTAATTGGGAGATGTGGGCCGCCAAACAGGTTGCCAACTTCCCCCATTCCCCCAGACCACCGAGCCCGGACCTTGGAGATTCCCGGCAGCTCTGACCCCAATATCATCCCAGATGGAGATTTCAGCAGCCTTGTCAGGGTTACAGGTGGGAGTGCCCTCCAGTCTGTCCCCAGGGCAGCCTCAGATTCATGTGAAGCCCACAGACCCCTGTTAGATCCCCTGGGTCCCCAGACCTGCTCGCTGACCCTTGCCCCTCCATTTCCCCTCTAGCCTCACATCCCTTGGACACTTGGGGCTCTAAGGGGGTCTTGTCGCCGGGaggcctggcctccctcctgAGGCTTCCCCAGGGCTGTGGAGAACAAACCATGATCTACTTGGCTCCTACATTGGCTGCTTCCCGCTACCTGGACAAGACGGAGCAGTGGAGCACACTGCCTCCCGAGACAAAGGACCATGCTGTGGATCTGATCCAGAAAGGTGCCAGGCACAGGGCGAGTAGGCATGGGGCTGGGAGGCGACAGTTAGAGGCAGGGGGTGGCCCAGCTTGCTGGAGGGAACAGGAGGGGGTGCCTGTAGGGATTGGGGAGCGTGGCCCCGGGCACCTGTGGTGGGGAGTGAGTGTCACCTCAGCAGCTGCCTCTTGTCCTCAAGGTTACATGCGGATCCAGCAGTTTCGTAAAACGAATGGTTCCTACGGGGCTTGGTTACATCGAGATAGCAGTACCTGGTGAGGTTGGGAGTGTTTCCAGGTCTCTGAGAGGggctgggggtagggtggggtgcaGAGCCAGGTACAGTGGGAGGGTGGGTAACCGGTGCCTGGGTGAGCAGGGATGTGTCCCCTGTGGGGACCAGGCACTGTCCCCAGCCATCTTGCTCTCCCCACCAGGCTGACGGCCTTTGTGCTGAAGGTACTGAGTCTGGCTCAGGAGCAGGTGGGCGGCTCACCTGAAAAGCTGCAGGAGACAGCCAAGTGGCTGCTGTCCCAGCAGCAGGCGGACGGTTCATTCCAGGACCCTTGCCCGGTCTTACACAGGGGCATGCAGGTT
This region includes:
- the STK19 gene encoding serine/threonine-protein kinase 19 isoform X2 translates to MSRKRQGLVPDPFGLKRRRERGQAEADPLRGESGSARAAVAELVQLFPRGLFEDALPPIALRSQVYSLLPDRTAADRQLKELQEQGEIRIVQLGFDLDAHGIIFTEDYRTRVLRACDGRPYAGAVQKFLALVLPACGDLSFQQDQMTETFGFRDPEITHLVNAGVLTVRDAGSWWLAVPGAGRFIKYFVKGRQAVLSMVRKAKYRELLLSELLGRRAPASVRLGLTYHVHDLIGAQLVDCVSTTSGTLLRLPET
- the STK19 gene encoding serine/threonine-protein kinase 19 isoform X1, with the protein product MRNTRREKQRHRQREKQAPCREPNVGLHLGTPGSHLGPKKELQEQGEIRIVQLGFDLDAHGIIFTEDYRTRVLRACDGRPYAGAVQKFLALVLPACGDLSFQQDQMTETFGFRDPEITHLVNAGVLTVRDAGSWWLAVPGAGRFIKYFVKGRQAVLSMVRKAKYRELLLSELLGRRAPASVRLGLTYHVHDLIGAQLVDCVSTTSGTLLRLPET